Proteins found in one Campylobacter canadensis genomic segment:
- a CDS encoding EAL domain-containing protein codes for MKINSLFSNSFRKFMAILFISFELVIAFYCYGIYKSEEKRIVAHHKTFNISEDSMNVRLAQNKARFINQFSIFSLCLLVLLLVTTIFYKKEKRKLMKLFNNFTKQIESSVIKNDKIQLEKELNYQEFQTISNALNQVLQENYKNLYFDKATSLPNELFFVKELADNKNMIVVYIYSKNYQNLLYNYNFLIADRINLILAKRLKFSFINKKNLQIAKSSGGDFLLAFSTESLDYYENIIQDFAKVLLKTLQEPIMFECNKIHNQDFCLGFDYILNENIQRVVSNAYKAALLASAKNEEYCIYSYELDEQISYTNELKNDLKIAIEENKLQVYYQPKFAYDGLRILGAEALVRWKRNNKFENTEKFIQIAENNDLIIALEQNVIRQVAKDITTLMKIGISLKVSINVSSKHIKDSKLLEYLEKICKEFNIPKNLIELEITERQKVINSSFNELNNLKNAGFNISVDDFGKEYSSFSYINELPVDEIKIDKSFVDGLIIKEDGAFTNSNSLIIIESIISLARRLNKTITAEGVEYKNQLDYLNSLGCEQFQGYYFQAPMPLDSLLEKYKNHNF; via the coding sequence ATGAAAATTAATTCTTTATTTTCAAATTCTTTTAGAAAATTTATGGCAATATTGTTTATTAGTTTTGAACTTGTAATTGCCTTTTACTGCTATGGAATTTATAAAAGCGAAGAAAAAAGAATAGTAGCACACCATAAAACTTTTAATATAAGCGAAGATAGTATGAATGTTAGACTTGCACAAAATAAAGCAAGATTTATTAATCAATTTAGTATTTTTAGCCTTTGTTTGCTTGTGCTTCTTTTAGTTACAACTATTTTTTACAAAAAAGAAAAAAGAAAACTTATGAAGTTGTTTAACAATTTTACAAAACAAATTGAAAGTAGTGTTATTAAAAACGATAAAATTCAATTAGAAAAAGAGCTAAACTATCAAGAATTTCAAACAATATCTAATGCTTTAAATCAAGTTTTACAAGAAAATTACAAAAATTTGTATTTTGATAAAGCAACTTCTCTTCCTAATGAATTATTTTTTGTAAAAGAATTAGCTGATAACAAAAATATGATTGTCGTGTATATTTATTCTAAAAATTATCAAAATTTATTATATAACTATAATTTTTTAATTGCCGATAGAATAAATTTAATCTTAGCAAAAAGATTAAAATTTTCTTTTATAAATAAAAAGAATTTACAAATTGCAAAATCAAGTGGTGGAGATTTTTTACTGGCTTTTTCAACAGAAAGCCTTGATTATTATGAAAATATTATACAAGACTTTGCAAAAGTTCTATTAAAAACACTGCAAGAGCCAATAATGTTTGAGTGTAATAAAATCCACAATCAAGACTTTTGCTTAGGTTTTGATTATATTTTAAATGAGAATATCCAAAGAGTTGTTAGTAATGCTTACAAGGCAGCACTTTTAGCAAGCGCTAAAAATGAAGAATATTGCATATATTCATACGAACTTGATGAGCAAATTTCATATACTAATGAATTAAAAAATGACTTAAAAATAGCAATAGAGGAAAATAAGCTGCAAGTTTATTATCAGCCGAAATTTGCTTATGATGGTTTAAGAATTCTTGGTGCAGAAGCCTTAGTTAGATGGAAAAGAAATAATAAATTTGAAAATACAGAAAAATTTATTCAAATTGCAGAAAATAATGATTTAATAATAGCCCTAGAGCAAAATGTAATAAGACAAGTTGCTAAAGATATTACAACTCTTATGAAAATAGGAATATCATTAAAGGTTAGTATAAATGTTTCTTCAAAACACATAAAAGATTCAAAACTACTAGAATATTTAGAAAAAATTTGCAAAGAATTTAATATACCTAAAAATTTAATTGAATTAGAAATTACTGAAAGACAAAAAGTTATTAATTCAAGTTTTAATGAATTAAATAATTTAAAAAATGCTGGTTTTAATATAAGTGTTGATGATTTTGGTAAAGAATATAGCTCTTTTTCATACATAAATGAACTTCCTGTTGATGAAATTAAAATTGATAAAAGCTTTGTAGATGGACTTATTATAAAAGAAGACGGTGCATTTACTAATTCAAATTCATTAATTATAATTGAAAGTATAATTTCTTTAGCTAGACGCTTAAATAAAACAATTACAGCAGAAGGTGTTGAATATAAAAATCAGTTAGATTATTTAAATTCTTTAGGTTGTGAACAATTTCAAGGATACTATTTTCAAGCTCCAATGCCTTTAGATAGCTTACTTGAAAAATATAAAAACCATAATTTTTAA
- the gltX gene encoding glutamate--tRNA ligase, whose protein sequence is MITTRFAPSPTGYLHIGGLRTALFSYLYARANNGKFILRIEDTDMARNSAQAAQAILDAFKWVDLEIDSEITYQSKRFDIYKRYIKQLLDEGKAYYCYMSEDELEQLRKEQEAKKLRPKYDGRYRDYKGEIPKDIKPVVRIKAPLSGEIVVNDGVKGKVVFKCEDILDDFVIARADGSPTYNFVVVVDDALMGVSDVIRGDDHLSNTPKQIILYEALNFKIPNFYHLAMINGEDGKKLSKRHGATDVMEYKAMGYLPEALLNFLLRLGYSNKDQEIFSMQEMKECFTFKNVSKGASTYNAKKLEWLNAHYIKSLPDERIINACKELGYDFSSKLKLLHMLKERAKTLVELISSAKIVDNTPQSYDENAINKFVNEISKDLFNKYVNEFTVQENESKYEEFTNEFLQANNAKLKDLAQLLRIALTGVSVSPSVFAMLEYLSEDEIKIRFNNFKGKING, encoded by the coding sequence ATGATTACAACTAGATTTGCCCCATCACCAACGGGCTATTTACATATTGGTGGTTTAAGAACCGCTTTATTTTCTTATTTATATGCAAGAGCAAATAATGGTAAATTTATTTTAAGAATTGAAGATACTGATATGGCTAGAAATAGTGCTCAGGCCGCTCAAGCAATATTAGATGCTTTTAAATGGGTTGATTTAGAAATTGATTCAGAAATTACCTATCAAAGTAAGAGATTTGATATTTATAAAAGATATATTAAACAATTGCTTGATGAAGGTAAGGCTTATTATTGTTATATGAGTGAAGATGAGCTAGAGCAGTTAAGAAAAGAACAAGAAGCAAAAAAATTAAGACCAAAATATGACGGAAGATATAGAGATTATAAAGGCGAAATTCCAAAAGATATTAAACCAGTTGTTAGAATAAAGGCTCCTTTAAGTGGAGAAATCGTTGTAAATGATGGAGTTAAAGGCAAGGTTGTATTTAAATGCGAAGATATCTTAGATGATTTTGTAATCGCAAGAGCAGATGGAAGCCCTACTTATAATTTTGTAGTGGTTGTAGATGACGCTTTAATGGGGGTTAGCGATGTTATTAGAGGAGATGACCATTTATCTAATACTCCTAAGCAAATTATTTTATATGAAGCACTTAATTTTAAAATTCCTAATTTTTATCATCTAGCAATGATTAATGGCGAAGATGGAAAAAAGCTAAGTAAAAGACACGGAGCAACCGATGTTATGGAATATAAAGCAATGGGTTATTTGCCAGAAGCCTTACTTAATTTTTTATTAAGATTAGGATATTCAAATAAAGACCAAGAAATATTTTCTATGCAAGAAATGAAAGAATGTTTTACATTTAAAAATGTTAGCAAAGGTGCAAGTACTTATAATGCAAAAAAATTAGAATGGCTTAATGCACATTATATTAAAAGCTTACCAGATGAAAGAATTATTAATGCTTGTAAAGAACTTGGCTATGATTTTAGCTCAAAGTTAAAATTGTTACATATGTTAAAAGAAAGGGCAAAAACTTTAGTAGAATTAATATCTTCAGCAAAGATTGTAGATAACACTCCACAAAGTTATGATGAGAATGCGATTAATAAATTTGTAAATGAAATTAGCAAAGATTTATTTAATAAATATGTAAATGAATTTACAGTTCAAGAAAATGAGAGTAAATATGAAGAATTTACTAATGAATTTTTACAAGCAAATAATGCAAAATTAAAGGATTTAGCACAGTTATTAAGAATTGCCTTAACTGGTGTTAGTGTAAGCCCTAGCGTGTTTGCTATGCTTGAATATTTAAGCGAAGATGAAATTAAAATAAGATTTAATAATTTTAAAGGAAAAATTAATGGATAA